From Solidesulfovibrio carbinoliphilus subsp. oakridgensis, the proteins below share one genomic window:
- a CDS encoding tetratricopeptide repeat protein → MRHHTLCRRATTRLFRTAPALAAVAVVCCLGGVVPASCPAAGPTLAAIRAPDAPGGEALPGRGETPLPTADRAFRVELKKSAPAEGAIRVGGAASFEARLFAGDREMALDGSVCRWRSDGGAKFLEAEGPFATTAIFLRPGRQRVWVEVVPRSGPSPGLTAVSEPVELDIAAPSFSLSVTPSSPLVGEEATVSIRDFPVHDGVEFRWDPLPAGKAKLVAVGERSLTFYPTEAGVVPVRVTAATGATEGGWAGGKDLGGDLGGAQAAVTARPYAVAVEDRGLLEAPATVWRDGEGPVPAPGVAVRQNVRLRAVVTPTPPSPPLAYAWSLCPGARVRGGEDGREIAVSRDALGPCEAELEVRDGRGLLLGRGKGSFTVSVSQEELDTAVANARETDRRTRAAEAAWADGEPDKALDLAGLAVRLSPRDGPALIALDRIGRDKARLDGSLAKAGAALAGDDFSEVAAMLGEAAKVSPRAGAIEALRRKAGARKETLGRVDALLAEGRDKWEAGDVDAALGLSGQALSLDAGHPAARAQRERMVADRDRLIAALKQSAAYLLAKRFDSAAGALAEARAVNPKFAAVRELDKAIAARKDRAWRMDERLARARDQWDAGDADGALATLAEATALDPEHGGAAATRKNLVLAREKLAHAEERAEAAIAAGTCDAARVALAEAAGISPRHPKLAALAGALAHRVDRDKRLAALRGEATRRQAAGDADGAILALNDMLALTPGDQAMTAERDKLVRDRDAATEALGRARDYLSARRFDLALGAVAEAQKASPGLPALAGWREKIQAGQKLAEAEAAKRLDEAAGLLEKKDFAAAGTRLDAARTLGPLPAGLAGRAKDLDRRVQAGLGREAEAKRENARRDIAAGRPVDAERRARCEAAGREAAAKRAAGDHAGAIRDYQALLNQCPDTCQAYNNVGASLFSLGYTAESLPWFTEAVKCAPGERLYQDNVALTRKKLSPPPAKAGPDTAATCAASFAAAETKRGGGDLAGAIEGYRTVVARCPDFCAAYNNMGLSLHKLGRPAESLPFFEQALRCNPKDALFKDNYELTVKRLRTAARRP, encoded by the coding sequence GTGAGACACCATACGCTTTGCCGCCGCGCCACGACGCGCCTTTTCCGAACCGCCCCGGCGCTCGCGGCCGTGGCGGTGGTCTGTTGCCTGGGGGGTGTCGTACCGGCCTCCTGCCCGGCCGCCGGGCCGACCCTGGCCGCCATACGCGCTCCGGACGCTCCGGGGGGCGAGGCCCTGCCGGGCCGGGGCGAAACGCCGTTGCCGACGGCGGATCGGGCCTTCCGGGTGGAACTCAAGAAAAGCGCCCCTGCCGAAGGCGCGATCCGGGTCGGCGGCGCGGCTTCGTTCGAGGCCCGGCTTTTCGCCGGCGACCGGGAGATGGCCCTGGACGGGTCGGTGTGCCGTTGGCGTTCGGACGGCGGGGCGAAATTTCTGGAGGCCGAGGGCCCGTTTGCGACCACGGCTATTTTTTTGCGCCCCGGCCGCCAGCGGGTCTGGGTGGAGGTGGTGCCGCGCTCGGGGCCGTCGCCGGGACTTACGGCGGTGTCCGAGCCGGTGGAGTTGGACATCGCCGCGCCGTCTTTCTCCTTGTCCGTCACGCCGTCCTCGCCCCTGGTCGGGGAAGAGGCCACCGTGTCCATCCGGGATTTCCCGGTCCACGACGGGGTGGAATTCCGGTGGGATCCGTTGCCGGCGGGCAAGGCGAAGCTTGTGGCTGTCGGCGAGCGGAGCCTGACCTTTTATCCGACCGAGGCCGGGGTCGTGCCGGTGCGCGTGACGGCCGCCACGGGCGCCACAGAGGGAGGCTGGGCGGGCGGCAAGGACCTTGGCGGAGACCTCGGCGGGGCCCAGGCGGCGGTGACGGCCCGGCCCTACGCCGTGGCCGTGGAGGACCGGGGGCTCCTGGAAGCGCCGGCCACGGTCTGGCGCGACGGCGAAGGGCCGGTGCCGGCCCCTGGGGTGGCGGTGCGGCAAAACGTGCGGCTGCGGGCGGTGGTGACGCCGACCCCGCCAAGTCCGCCCCTGGCCTATGCCTGGAGCCTGTGTCCCGGGGCCCGGGTCCGGGGCGGGGAGGACGGGCGCGAGATCGCGGTTTCGCGCGACGCCCTGGGGCCTTGCGAGGCCGAACTCGAGGTCCGCGACGGCCGGGGGCTGCTCCTTGGCCGGGGCAAGGGGAGCTTTACGGTGTCGGTCTCCCAGGAGGAGCTGGACACGGCCGTGGCCAACGCCCGGGAGACCGACCGGAGGACCCGGGCGGCCGAGGCGGCCTGGGCCGACGGCGAGCCGGACAAGGCCCTCGATCTGGCCGGGCTGGCCGTGCGCCTGAGCCCCCGGGACGGTCCGGCCCTGATCGCCCTCGACCGGATCGGCCGGGACAAGGCCCGGCTGGACGGCTCTCTGGCCAAGGCCGGCGCGGCGCTCGCGGGAGACGATTTTTCCGAGGTCGCGGCCATGCTCGGCGAGGCGGCCAAGGTGAGTCCCCGGGCCGGGGCCATCGAGGCCCTGCGCCGGAAGGCCGGAGCCAGAAAGGAGACCCTTGGCCGGGTGGATGCGCTCCTGGCCGAGGGCCGCGACAAATGGGAGGCCGGCGACGTGGACGCGGCCCTGGGCCTCTCCGGCCAGGCCCTGTCCCTCGATGCCGGCCACCCGGCGGCCCGGGCCCAGCGGGAGCGGATGGTGGCCGACCGCGACCGGCTGATCGCGGCCCTCAAGCAGTCGGCCGCCTATCTTTTGGCCAAGCGTTTCGACAGCGCGGCCGGGGCCCTGGCCGAGGCCCGGGCGGTCAACCCCAAATTCGCGGCCGTGCGGGAGCTCGACAAGGCCATTGCCGCCCGCAAGGACCGGGCCTGGCGCATGGACGAGCGGCTGGCCCGGGCCAGGGACCAGTGGGACGCCGGCGACGCCGACGGGGCCCTGGCCACCCTGGCCGAGGCGACGGCGCTTGACCCCGAGCACGGCGGCGCGGCGGCCACACGCAAAAACCTGGTCCTGGCCCGGGAAAAACTTGCCCACGCCGAGGAACGGGCCGAGGCGGCCATTGCCGCCGGCACATGCGACGCGGCCAGGGTGGCCCTGGCCGAAGCAGCCGGCATCAGCCCCCGCCATCCGAAGCTGGCCGCCCTGGCCGGGGCCCTCGCCCACCGGGTCGACCGGGACAAGCGGCTGGCCGCGCTTCGAGGCGAGGCCACCAGGCGGCAAGCCGCCGGCGACGCCGACGGGGCCATCCTGGCCTTAAACGACATGCTGGCCCTGACCCCCGGCGACCAGGCCATGACGGCCGAACGCGACAAGCTGGTCCGGGACCGCGACGCCGCGACAGAGGCCCTTGGCCGGGCCCGGGATTACCTCTCCGCCCGACGTTTCGATCTGGCCCTTGGGGCCGTGGCCGAGGCCCAAAAGGCCAGTCCCGGACTGCCGGCCCTGGCCGGGTGGCGGGAAAAGATCCAGGCCGGGCAGAAGCTGGCCGAGGCCGAGGCCGCCAAAAGGCTCGACGAGGCGGCGGGGCTGCTTGAGAAAAAGGATTTTGCCGCCGCCGGAACGCGCCTGGACGCGGCCCGGACCCTGGGGCCGCTGCCGGCCGGCCTGGCCGGCAGGGCCAAGGACCTCGACCGCCGGGTCCAGGCCGGCCTTGGCCGCGAGGCCGAGGCCAAACGCGAAAACGCCCGCCGCGACATCGCAGCGGGGAGGCCTGTGGACGCCGAGCGCCGGGCCCGGTGCGAGGCGGCGGGGCGGGAGGCCGCGGCCAAGCGGGCGGCCGGCGACCATGCCGGGGCCATCCGCGACTACCAGGCGCTGCTCAATCAGTGCCCGGACACCTGCCAGGCCTACAACAACGTGGGCGCGTCGCTTTTTTCCCTGGGCTACACCGCGGAGTCCCTGCCCTGGTTCACCGAGGCGGTCAAATGCGCCCCGGGCGAGCGGCTCTATCAGGACAACGTGGCCCTGACCCGGAAAAAGTTGTCGCCGCCGCCGGCCAAAGCCGGGCCGGACACGGCCGCCACCTGCGCCGCCTCGTTCGCGGCGGCAGAGACCAAGCGCGGCGGCGGCGACTTGGCCGGAGCCATCGAAGGCTACCGGACCGTGGTGGCCCGGTGTCCGGATTTCTGCGCCGCCTACAACAACATGGGCCTTTCCCTGCACAAGCTCGGCCGGCCGGCCGAATCCCTGCCCTTTTTCGAGCAGGCCCTGCGCTGCAATCCCAAGGACGCCCTGTTCAAGGACAACTACGAGTTGACGGTCAAGCGCCTGCGCACGGCCGCGCGCCGCCCGTAG
- a CDS encoding pseudouridine synthase family protein, giving the protein MEDILDEGAKDRREAAVPPEAAGWRLDRATELLWPETGLRGRRRLIAAGAVLVDGQLRGPAYRVRTGEILAGQIPARPEGAFTAADVPVLVQTGDFAAVSKPAGLHSAAIAHGGGQSLDDLLPALFPDRAAILLSRLDRLTSGIVAVALTPGAGTRYRDLEDAGQVAKDYLAVVHGVIADPFVVDFRLDTADRAKTRVRFKSEPDPLRHTQVEPLDRLDGLTLVRCRIAKGARHQIRAHLAGAGHPLVGDPVYGRGEGERLHLHCAALACPVLDASDPPAWTLAEAAATARGAARKKGAAEEGAATDGPEGVP; this is encoded by the coding sequence ATGGAAGATATCCTGGACGAGGGCGCAAAGGACAGGCGGGAAGCGGCCGTGCCGCCCGAGGCCGCCGGCTGGCGGCTGGACCGGGCGACGGAACTGTTGTGGCCGGAAACCGGGCTGCGGGGCCGGCGGCGGCTGATCGCGGCCGGGGCGGTCCTGGTCGATGGGCAATTGCGCGGCCCGGCCTACCGGGTCCGGACCGGGGAAATCCTGGCCGGCCAGATTCCGGCCCGGCCCGAGGGTGCCTTTACGGCCGCCGACGTGCCGGTGCTCGTCCAGACTGGCGATTTTGCCGCCGTGTCCAAGCCGGCCGGCCTTCACAGCGCGGCCATCGCCCACGGCGGCGGCCAGAGCCTCGACGACCTCCTGCCGGCCCTTTTTCCGGACCGCGCCGCCATACTCCTCTCCCGGCTCGACCGCCTGACCTCCGGCATCGTGGCCGTGGCCCTGACGCCCGGGGCCGGGACCCGGTACCGGGACCTGGAGGACGCCGGGCAGGTGGCCAAGGACTACCTTGCCGTGGTCCACGGCGTGATCGCCGACCCCTTTGTGGTCGATTTCCGGCTGGATACGGCAGACCGGGCCAAGACCCGGGTTCGGTTCAAAAGCGAGCCCGATCCCCTGCGCCATACCCAGGTGGAGCCCCTGGACCGCCTGGATGGCCTGACGCTTGTCCGCTGCCGCATCGCCAAGGGGGCCCGGCACCAGATCCGGGCCCATCTGGCCGGAGCCGGCCATCCCCTTGTCGGGGACCCGGTCTACGGGCGGGGGGAGGGGGAACGGCTCCATCTCCACTGTGCGGCCCTGGCCTGTCCGGTCCTTGACGCGAGCGATCCGCCGGCCTGGACCCTGGCCGAAGCGGCTGCGACGGCCCGGGGCGCGGCGCGGAAAAAGGGCGCGGCAGAGGAAGGCGCGGCAACGGACGGCCCGGAGGGCGTTCCTTGA
- a CDS encoding flagellar biosynthesis anti-sigma factor FlgM, which yields MTVPDKCHRPPGADATQREDPAMRARRIQDLKRRVASGTYLIQRYEIIEGLLDALSADSD from the coding sequence ATGACCGTTCCCGACAAGTGCCACCGCCCACCGGGCGCCGACGCCACCCAGCGGGAAGACCCGGCCATGCGGGCGCGCCGCATCCAGGATTTGAAGCGTCGCGTCGCATCCGGCACCTACCTCATCCAGCGCTACGAGATCATCGAGGGCCTGCTCGACGCGCTCTCCGCCGACTCGGACTAG
- a CDS encoding LexA family transcriptional regulator: MTERHETDAPTAGGFEGFFARAAKAAGLTSQAELALLVGVHRSAVTQAKKKDAVPKAWILAVSRRAGVDADWLEFGRPDRRARATSGAGETDGGLFAGVPKVRARLSAGGGSFETAGEVEAVYPFRRDWLRRKGNPASMVLMDVVGNSMEPEIRHGDTVLIDQGQTGVMAHAVYAVGVEDTVLVKRVEKRPGALVLLSDNRDYAPLVLSGDELDALRVIGRVLWVGREL, translated from the coding sequence ATGACGGAACGACACGAGACCGATGCGCCAACCGCCGGGGGGTTCGAGGGATTTTTCGCCCGGGCCGCCAAGGCGGCGGGGCTCACCTCCCAGGCCGAACTGGCCCTCCTTGTGGGCGTGCACCGCTCGGCCGTCACCCAGGCCAAGAAAAAGGACGCCGTGCCCAAGGCCTGGATCCTGGCCGTGTCCCGCCGGGCCGGGGTGGACGCCGACTGGCTGGAGTTCGGGCGGCCGGACCGGCGGGCCCGGGCAACGTCCGGGGCAGGGGAGACGGACGGCGGACTCTTTGCGGGTGTGCCCAAGGTGCGGGCCAGGCTCTCGGCCGGCGGCGGCTCGTTCGAGACGGCGGGCGAGGTGGAGGCGGTCTATCCCTTTCGCCGGGACTGGCTGCGGCGCAAGGGCAACCCGGCCTCCATGGTGCTCATGGACGTGGTCGGCAACAGCATGGAGCCGGAAATCCGCCACGGTGACACGGTGCTGATCGACCAGGGCCAGACCGGGGTGATGGCCCACGCCGTCTATGCCGTGGGCGTCGAGGACACGGTGCTGGTCAAGCGGGTGGAAAAGCGGCCCGGGGCCCTGGTCCTTTTGAGCGACAACCGGGACTACGCGCCCCTTGTCCTTTCCGGGGACGAGCTCGACGCGCTGCGGGTCATCGGCCGGGTGTTGTGGGTGGGGCGCGAACTGTAG
- a CDS encoding MFS transporter encodes MGKWTFSVLFAATVCGISSIYAPQPLLPLLAATFGLSQATASLALTATMLPLGLAPLAYGFFLEAVPARPLIGASLALLALCTGGLGLCSDFGWFLVLRVGQGLLVPALLTALMTYLATAAKPSQVRRVMAVYIAVTVFGGFFGRFFSGLAADALGWRLPFAGLGAALALCAAACLTLPPDARTAFSPIRFAHAPEVLRKPGFLATYTVIALLFFVFSGMLNLLPFRLAELEGGYTPLRAGAMYAGYLMGIVTCLTSHRLSRYFDGPARSMAVGAAVVIAAALVFALPFQGALFASVFVLCAGMFTAHSVAPGVLNGAEREHKGLVNGLYISFYYSGGALGTCLPGLVLARSGFGAAAGLLVVAAVVAAVVAVRLDAVSFAAEGGPSRATAGRRDRNR; translated from the coding sequence ATGGGAAAGTGGACGTTTTCCGTTCTATTTGCCGCAACCGTGTGTGGCATCTCTTCCATTTACGCGCCCCAGCCCCTGCTTCCGCTTCTGGCCGCCACCTTCGGCCTCTCCCAGGCCACGGCCTCCCTGGCCCTGACCGCCACCATGCTGCCGCTCGGCCTCGCGCCCCTGGCCTACGGCTTCTTTCTCGAGGCCGTGCCGGCCAGGCCTCTTATCGGCGCATCGCTGGCGCTGCTTGCCCTGTGCACCGGCGGGCTCGGCCTGTGTTCCGATTTCGGCTGGTTCCTGGTCCTGCGGGTGGGGCAGGGGCTCTTGGTCCCCGCCCTTTTGACCGCGCTCATGACCTACCTCGCCACGGCGGCCAAGCCGTCCCAGGTCCGTCGGGTCATGGCCGTCTACATCGCGGTCACGGTCTTTGGCGGATTTTTCGGCCGGTTCTTCTCGGGACTGGCCGCCGACGCCCTGGGCTGGCGGCTGCCCTTTGCCGGGCTCGGCGCGGCGCTGGCCCTGTGCGCCGCCGCCTGCCTGACCCTGCCGCCGGACGCCCGCACGGCCTTTTCCCCCATCCGGTTCGCCCATGCGCCGGAGGTGCTGCGAAAACCGGGATTCTTGGCCACCTACACGGTCATAGCCCTGCTCTTTTTCGTCTTTTCCGGCATGCTGAACCTGCTTCCCTTCCGGCTGGCCGAACTCGAAGGCGGCTACACGCCCCTTCGGGCCGGGGCCATGTACGCCGGCTACCTCATGGGCATTGTCACCTGCCTGACCTCCCACCGCCTGTCCCGGTATTTCGACGGCCCGGCCCGGTCCATGGCGGTCGGCGCGGCCGTGGTCATCGCGGCGGCGCTCGTGTTCGCGCTTCCGTTCCAGGGGGCCCTTTTCGCCAGCGTCTTTGTCCTTTGCGCCGGCATGTTCACGGCCCATTCCGTGGCCCCGGGCGTGCTCAACGGGGCGGAGCGGGAGCACAAGGGGCTTGTCAACGGGCTCTATATATCTTTTTATTATTCCGGGGGCGCCCTTGGCACCTGCCTGCCCGGCCTGGTCCTGGCCCGGTCCGGGTTCGGGGCGGCGGCCGGCCTCCTGGTCGTGGCCGCCGTCGTGGCCGCCGTCGTGGCCGTGCGGCTCGATGCCGTCTCCTTCGCCGCCGAGGGCGGGCCGTCCCGGGCGACGGCCGGGCGGCGCGACCGCAACCGTTAG